The sequence CGTCGGGTGAAACAGGACTCGAGGTCAGATCGACCCGGTGAAACAGCAGGCTGAACGCTCCTCGGCCGGCGAGGACGAAGCTGTGCTCGTAGTGTCCAGGACCAAGGACGTGCATCTCGTCAACGACGATCTCAGCTCCCCGCCGGAGGAACTCGGTCAGGGTCCTCGCTTCGTCTTCGATCACCTCAGCGTGGGTATACCGCAGCCGCAACCGCTCGTAACCTCTCTGCCGATCACCAGACACCAGGATCATGTCCACAGCGTCCTGCGGGAGAAGACTGAACACGTCCACGACGGCGTCACTCAGAGAGATGGCGTCGGTCAGCACGGCCAGGGCTCCCGACTCCGCTCGACTCACGGAGGAGCGCGCGTCCCGCCAGTTTCTCAACCGGGCGTCGGCCACTGAATCGGCGAGTGCACCCTGAAGATAGTCTCGATCGAGCCAGCGCATCGCCATCGGCAAAGCCTAGAGCCGGCCGAGGCGGGCATTTCCCGTTTCCAGGCCGACTCCGCTTCCGGACCGAGTCGGCACGCTCGCCGCGTCACCTGTAGTGGGGGAGACCGCGGAGTGCTGCGGGTTTTAGGGTCGGAGGAGACGCCGAGCCCGGCTCCGGGCGAGTGCGACCACTACTCCTGGGGGAGACATGACCGACGACCTTCCGCCCAAGCCTTCCGGGGCCCCGATGCCCTCGTACGTCGCTCCCGAGCACAACCGGGTGAGCGACTTCGGGGGAGAGCCGCCGCTGTGGGCGCCCTGGTACGGGATCCCGTTCCCGAAGGCGTTCACCCGCTTCTGGAAGAAGTACGCCACCTTCTCCGGCCGGGCCAGCCGCAGCGAGTACTGGTGGTGGGCCCTCTGGGCGTTCCTCGTCACGTTCGTGCTCGGCCTCATCGGCAGCGTGATCGCGATCGCCACCGGCGACTACTCGGCGGCGAGCT is a genomic window of Frondihabitans peucedani containing:
- a CDS encoding DUF805 domain-containing protein, coding for MPSYVAPEHNRVSDFGGEPPLWAPWYGIPFPKAFTRFWKKYATFSGRASRSEYWWWALWAFLVTFVLGLIGSVIAIATGDYSAASSASSTGAGASFNTDSPLATGLLGLWYLAILVPSIAIQVRRLHDANFRGWWVLLNLVPFLGQLAVFIFTLLPSNPQGQRFDRPVGR